TTATCGTAGGCAAAATAGCTGCAAACCAATATAACGGGTAAAAAAATTATAATAGGCACAAAGTAGTGCACTTTTGATAAGCTTTCTAAAAAATTGCTTTTAAACATTCTCACAGACTCCTGTGAATTTGAAACGAAATTTTTTGCCATAACTAATCAGGGTTTAAAACGTTCTGTAATCTCTTTGCCTGTTGCAGGATCGGTACCCTTCATCTCTACAAAAATAATATTTGGCAGCCAAAAACTACCACCTTCAATTTTAACAAATATTTTGTTAAGCATTAGTTGCTTTTGCGCTACAGTTGCGAAGATATGATATTTTCCGTCGGCCGCCTTCATTAATGTAAGCGGAAATTTTTTGTATGACACAAATCTGATATCAAACTTATCATCGCTTAACTGTTTCGCAACCACACCGTAAGCAAATTTACGCTGAATGTAGCTTAATTCATCCCTTTGGCTTTTTTCGGCATACCTTATCCAGTATACATTAATAGGCGTTTCAGCATCTGGTTTGCCCGTACTTTTATCAATATTAACATCATACATTAAAGTATTAATGTTATGGTTGCGCTGCAAATAAAATAACCGG
This portion of the Inquilinus sp. KBS0705 genome encodes:
- a CDS encoding DUF4833 domain-containing protein, whose amino-acid sequence is MIKNYFQRASFLVTVFVICSLNLIASSTHQNFNNTDSLKRKRVAEMVFPVPVANDSRLFYLQRNHNINTLMYDVNIDKSTGKPDAETPINVYWIRYAEKSQRDELSYIQRKFAYGVVAKQLSDDKFDIRFVSYKKFPLTLMKAADGKYHIFATVAQKQLMLNKIFVKIEGGSFWLPNIIFVEMKGTDPATGKEITERFKP